From the Streptomyces sp. KMM 9044 genome, one window contains:
- a CDS encoding acetyl/propionyl/methylcrotonyl-CoA carboxylase subunit alpha: MISTVLVANRGEIACRIARTCGELGIRTVAVHSDADANALHARVADEAVRLPGAAPADTYLRGDLIVKAALAAGADAVHPGYGFLSENAGFARAVRDAGLVWIGPPPDAIEAMASKTRAKELMGVAPLREVTEADLPVLVKAAAGGGGRGMRVVRSLADLDAELAAARTEAASAFGDGEVFVEPYVEEGRHVEVQVLADTHGTVWALGTRDCSLQRRHQKVIEEAPAPGLTGELTEELHTVAVHAARAVGYTGAGTVEFLVAGGRAHFLEMNTRLQVEHPVTEAVFGLDLVAEQIRVAEGHALGDDPPPVRGHAVEARLYAEDPAHDWAPQTGRLHRLAVPGEVRLDTGFTDGDDIGVHYDPMIAKVVAHAPTRAEAVRKLAAALERAAVHGPVTNRDLLVRSLRHPEFTDGRMDTGFYDRHLSGLTAPAPDPYAPLAAALADAHGRSRFGGWRNLPSQPQAKRYAVAGEEHEVRYRYTRDGFVADGARVVRADAGLVVLEVDGVRRRFEVSRYGDRVWVDGTALTALPRFPDPTAQPAPGSLLAPMPGTVVRVADGLTEGAAVRAGEPLLWLEAMKMQHRITAPVTGTLSALHAQPGQQVEVGALLAVVETDAPRGLPDMRIRRVSATGHTPPAAEGDA, translated from the coding sequence GTGATCAGTACTGTCCTCGTCGCCAACCGGGGCGAGATCGCCTGCCGGATCGCCCGCACCTGCGGCGAACTCGGCATCCGGACGGTGGCCGTGCACTCGGACGCCGACGCGAACGCGCTGCACGCGCGCGTCGCGGACGAGGCCGTACGCCTTCCGGGGGCGGCGCCCGCCGACACGTACCTGCGCGGCGACCTGATCGTGAAGGCCGCGCTCGCGGCCGGTGCGGACGCCGTGCACCCCGGCTACGGCTTCCTCTCCGAGAACGCAGGCTTCGCGCGCGCCGTACGCGACGCCGGCCTGGTGTGGATCGGACCGCCCCCGGACGCCATCGAGGCGATGGCGTCCAAGACACGTGCCAAGGAACTCATGGGCGTCGCGCCCCTGCGCGAGGTCACCGAGGCCGACCTGCCGGTCCTGGTGAAGGCGGCGGCGGGCGGCGGCGGACGCGGAATGCGCGTCGTACGGAGCCTCGCCGACCTGGACGCCGAACTGGCCGCCGCGCGCACGGAGGCCGCGAGCGCCTTCGGCGACGGCGAGGTGTTCGTCGAGCCGTACGTGGAGGAGGGCCGGCACGTGGAGGTGCAGGTCCTCGCCGACACGCACGGCACGGTGTGGGCGCTCGGCACCCGGGACTGCTCCCTGCAGCGCCGCCACCAGAAGGTGATCGAGGAGGCGCCGGCACCCGGTCTGACCGGCGAACTCACCGAGGAACTGCACACCGTCGCCGTACACGCAGCCCGCGCGGTGGGCTACACCGGCGCCGGGACCGTCGAGTTCCTCGTCGCCGGGGGCCGGGCGCACTTCCTGGAGATGAACACCCGGCTCCAGGTGGAACACCCGGTCACGGAGGCCGTGTTCGGCCTCGACCTCGTCGCCGAGCAGATCCGCGTCGCCGAGGGACACGCCCTCGGGGACGACCCGCCCCCCGTGCGCGGTCACGCCGTGGAGGCCCGCCTGTACGCCGAGGACCCCGCCCACGACTGGGCGCCGCAGACCGGCCGCCTGCACCGCCTCGCCGTCCCCGGCGAGGTCCGCCTGGACACCGGGTTCACCGACGGCGACGACATCGGCGTCCACTACGACCCGATGATCGCCAAGGTCGTCGCCCACGCCCCCACCCGCGCGGAGGCCGTCCGCAAGCTGGCCGCCGCCCTGGAGCGGGCGGCGGTCCACGGCCCCGTCACCAACCGGGACCTGCTCGTCCGCTCCCTGCGGCACCCGGAGTTCACCGACGGCCGCATGGACACCGGCTTCTACGACCGTCACCTGTCCGGGCTGACCGCACCGGCCCCCGACCCGTACGCTCCGCTCGCCGCCGCGCTCGCCGACGCCCACGGCCGGTCCCGGTTCGGCGGCTGGCGCAACCTGCCCTCGCAGCCGCAGGCCAAGCGGTACGCCGTGGCGGGCGAGGAGCACGAGGTCCGTTACCGGTACACACGGGACGGGTTCGTGGCGGACGGGGCGCGGGTGGTGCGTGCCGACGCCGGTCTCGTCGTCCTCGAAGTCGACGGCGTCCGGCGCCGCTTCGAGGTCAGCCGCTACGGCGACCGGGTGTGGGTCGACGGCACCGCCCTCACCGCCCTGCCGCGTTTTCCCGACCCCACTGCCCAGCCCGCCCCCGGCTCCCTCCTGGCCCCCATGCCGGGCACGGTCGTCCGCGTCGCCGACGGCCTGACCGAGGGAGCCGCCGTACGGGCCGGAGAGCCCCTGCTCTGGCTGGAGGCGATGAAGATGCAGCACAGAATCACGGCGCCGGTCACGGGGACGCTGAGCGCCCTGCACGCACAACCGGGACAGCAGGTGGAGGTCGGTGCCCTTCTGGCCGTCGTGGAGACGGACGCCCCCCGGGGCCTGCCCGACATGCGGATCCGCCGCGTGAGCGCGACCGGTCACACACCGCCCGCAGCCGAAGGAGACGCATGA
- a CDS encoding acyl-CoA dehydrogenase family protein, with protein sequence MTTLMESEEHKALREAVAALGNRYGRAYLTRTVAEGNHPAELWSEAAELGYLGVNLPEEHGGGGGGIAELSIVLEELGAAGCPLLLLVVSPAICGTVIARFGTGEQKREWLPGLADGTRIMAFGITEPDAGSNSHRITTTARRDPGTGDWLLTGRKVFISGVDVADATLVVGRTEDARTGRLKPCLFIVPRDTPGFERRQIDMELHAAEKQFELTLDDVHLPADALVGGGEDAGLLQLFAGLNPERIMTAAFAIGMGRYALARAVEYARERTVWKAPIGAHQAIAHPLAQAHIELELARLMMQKAAHLYDAGDDAGAGEAANMAKYAAAEACVKAVDQAVHTLGGNGLTREFGLASLATAARVSRIAPVSREMILNYVSHQTLGLPKSY encoded by the coding sequence ATGACCACCCTCATGGAATCCGAAGAGCACAAGGCGCTCCGGGAAGCCGTCGCCGCACTCGGCAACCGCTACGGCCGCGCCTACCTCACCCGCACAGTCGCCGAAGGCAACCACCCCGCCGAACTCTGGTCGGAGGCCGCCGAGCTCGGCTACCTCGGCGTCAACCTCCCCGAGGAGCACGGAGGCGGAGGCGGCGGCATCGCGGAACTCTCCATCGTCCTCGAAGAGCTCGGCGCCGCCGGCTGCCCGCTCCTGCTGCTGGTCGTCTCGCCCGCCATCTGCGGCACCGTCATCGCCCGTTTCGGCACCGGGGAACAGAAACGGGAGTGGCTGCCGGGTCTCGCCGACGGCACCCGCATCATGGCCTTCGGCATCACCGAACCCGACGCCGGGTCCAACTCCCACCGCATCACCACCACCGCGCGGCGCGACCCCGGCACCGGTGACTGGCTGCTCACCGGCCGCAAGGTCTTCATCAGTGGCGTCGACGTCGCCGACGCCACCCTCGTCGTCGGCCGCACCGAAGACGCCCGCACCGGACGTCTCAAGCCCTGCCTGTTCATCGTCCCCCGCGACACCCCCGGCTTCGAGCGCCGTCAGATCGACATGGAACTCCACGCCGCCGAGAAGCAGTTCGAGTTGACCCTCGACGACGTACACCTGCCCGCCGACGCACTCGTCGGTGGGGGAGAGGACGCCGGACTGCTCCAGCTCTTCGCCGGCCTCAATCCCGAACGCATCATGACCGCCGCTTTCGCGATCGGCATGGGCCGTTACGCGCTCGCCCGCGCTGTCGAGTACGCGCGTGAGCGCACGGTGTGGAAGGCGCCCATCGGTGCGCACCAGGCCATCGCGCACCCTCTCGCCCAGGCGCACATCGAGCTCGAACTGGCCCGCCTGATGATGCAGAAGGCCGCCCACCTCTACGACGCCGGCGACGACGCGGGCGCGGGCGAGGCCGCCAACATGGCCAAGTACGCCGCTGCCGAGGCCTGCGTGAAGGCCGTCGACCAAGCCGTGCACACCCTCGGCGGAAACGGCCTCACGCGTGAGTTCGGCCTTGCCTCGTTGGCAACCGCCGCGCGCGTGTCCCGTATCGCCCCGGTGAGCCGGGAGATGATTCTCAACTACGTCTCCCACCAGACCCTGGGCCTGCCCAAGTCGTACTAG